A window of the Enoplosus armatus isolate fEnoArm2 chromosome 5, fEnoArm2.hap1, whole genome shotgun sequence genome harbors these coding sequences:
- the LOC139285905 gene encoding zinc finger FYVE domain-containing protein 1, whose translation MSDILMKEMESVPISPMKAEERPDGVPSFLLVDEQENLQVRDESEFVDRLGCGDVAGVKVLSIFGNTGDGKSHTLNHILFGGESVFYTSKSPSSCTVGVWAAYDPTLSLVALDTEGLLGAAANQNQRMRLLLKVLAVSDIVVYRTRAERLHNDMFLFLSSASGAYLKHFTPELRALSSRCGLDVPLSSLGPAVVVFQETTHTQLLGHDSKVGGHADTLLQKRFHDLGLGTEAFSSVQYVGTQTITPPTDYNRLLEAVRQQVKNTHTRSPRQPGIVFHALEALSERFCGELSDDKMTLYSFFPDEYFTCSAVCLSCNIRCKNGMNHLKDRVPHMADGLCQYAHQYNNKVLICKRCYEGGREVIVVPKTSASSDNPWFGLAKYAWSGYVLECASCGVIYRSRQYWMGNQDPESGVVRSEVKHVWEGSDTFLTTHQNAAQRVLDGMNFVIQSVSEYSTGPTKAVAAWLTDQVAPPYWRPNTEIAACHGCQKVFEEAERKHHCRSCGEGFCHPCSSHRMPVPERGWGSGPVRVCKACYRQGGPADTNNQVCKVEPRGLIARRVTEVAQSTLDMVTTAVDYPLCFVKDVARPDYWVPDQDITQCHQCSKTFTSAMSKHHCRACGQGVCGPCSTHIRPVPSRGWDHPVRVCDSCHARTDSL comes from the exons GTCCGCGATGAGTCTGAGTTTGTGGACAGACTCGGCTGCGGGGACGTGGCGGGAGTCAAGGTCCTCTCCATCTTTGGCAACACCGGTGATGGCAAGTCCCACACCCTCAACCACATCCTGTTCGGTGGCGAGAGTGTGTTCTACACCTCCAAGTCCCCCAGCTCCTGTACGGTGGGAGTGTGGGCCGCGTACGACCCCACCCTCAGCCTGGTCGCCTTGGATACTGAGGGCCTGTTGGGGGCCGCAGCAAATCAGAACCAGAGAATGCGGCTGCTGCTAAAG GTATTGGCAGTGTCTGATATAGTAGTCTATCGTACACGGGCAGAGCGCCTCCACAACGACATGTTCCTGTTCCTGAGCAGCGCCTCGGGGGCCTACCTGAAGCACTTCACCCCTGAGCTCAGGGCCCTCTCCAGCCGCTGTGGTCTGGACGtgcccctctcctctcttgggCCTGCAGTCGTCGTCTTTCAGGAGACAACGCACACCCAGTTGCTCGGCCATG ATTCTAAGGTGGGCGGCCATGCCGACACGCTGCTCCAGAAGCGGTTTCACGACCTGGGCTTGGGGACGGAGGCCTTCAGCTCGGTGCAGTATGTCGGCACCCAGACCATCACGCCTCCCACTGACTACAACAGGCTGCTGGAGGCCGTCAGGCAGCAAGTGAAGAACACTCACACTCGCTCCCCCCGCCAGCCGGGGATAGTGTTCCACGCTCTGGAG GCCCTAAGTGAGCGTTTCTGTGGAGAACTGTCAGACGACAAGATGACCCTGTACTCCTTCTTCCCAGACGAGTACTTCACCTGCTCCGCTGTCTGCCTCAGCTGCAA CATTCGCTGCAAAAATGGAATGAACCATCTGAAAGACAGGGTCCCCCACATGGCAGATGGGCTGTGCCAGTACGCACACCAGTACAACAACAAGGTCCTTATCTGTAAG AGGTGCTAcgaaggaggcagagaggtgaTTGTCGTGCCCAAGACGTCAGCTTCCAGTGACAACCCATGGTTTGGACTGGCCAAGTATGCCTGGTCAGG CTATGTGTTGGAGTGTGCTAGCTGTGGTGTAATCTACCGCAGCAGACAGTACTGGATGGGAAACCAGGACCCTGAGAGCGGCGTGGTGCGATCTGAGGTCAAGCATGTCTGGGAGGGG TCGGACACCTTTCTGACCACCCACCAGAACGCCGCCCAGAGGGTGCTGGATGGGATGAACTTTGTGATCCAGTCTGTGTCGGAGTACAGCACCGGCCCCACCAAAGCTGTCGCCGCCTGGCTCACCGACCAGGTGGCGCCGCCATACTGGAGACCCAACACAGAGATCGCT gcctGTCATGGCTGTCAGAAAGTGTTCGAGGAGGCGGAGAGGAAGCACCACTGCCGATCATGTGGCGAGGGTTTCTGCCACCCCTGCTCCAGCCACAGGATGCCGGTACCAGAGAGAGGCTGGGGCAGCGGACCCGTCAGGGTGTGTAAGGCCTGCTACCGACAGGGAGGACCAGCTGACACTAACAACCAGG TGTGCAAGGTGGAGCCTCGTGGTCTAATAGCTCGCCGGGTGACGGAGGTGGCCCAGTCCACACTGGACATGGTCACCACGGCTGTAGACTACCCTCTCT GTTTTGTGAAAGATGTGGCTCGGCCGGACTATTGGGTGCCGGACCAGGACATCACCCAGTGCCACCAGTGCTCCAAGACCTTCACTTCGGCAATGTCCAAGCACCACTGCAGGGCCTGTGGACAGGGTGTGTGCGGCCCCTGCTCCACACACATCAGGCCTGTGCCCTCCCGAGGCTGGGACCACCcagtcagagtgtgtgacagctgcCACGCCCGCACAGATAGTCtgtga